GTGAGATTGCATGGGAAAACTGTGTTTAAACAGTTATTGGTTCTGATCCTGATGCAAATGTTTAACAGCAACATCCTTTAAGGGTTCTTAGGACCCCAGCCTCCTCTGAGTATGAGGTACAGTTTCATTTACTTCTATAAGTCCCTTGTATCTAGTGAGGGCAGGTCTGATGAGGAAATAGGGGGCAAAGGTTAAGTTACATACACCACTCAGGTTCACCAGGCCCAGAGAGCAAAGGGCAGATGCCCTTTCTGTTAGCTCAACAGGAGCTTCCTGTATATTCCTTATGCtttgtggtggtgatggtgatggcgACCACATGGTACCAGAGATCACATTCAGAGGTTTTAACATTAAGCAGGAATGTGCGCTCACACCGAGCCACACCCCCACTTTCAATAATTTCCCCCAAAAGTGCCTTCTTACTACTTCTTACTACTCCTTTATCtttgggagaaagaaactcttgggGCTTCTGTCTGACTCACAAGGGCTCCTCAGAGTTGTGTAATGAAGGCTCATTTGGGGCCTGGTGCATGGTAGGTGCCTGGAGGTACCAGTGGGCTCCCTCCCCTTTTCTGTCTTCATCCCAGGGAGGTGTGTCAATCGAAGGCTCCTTTGCAATGGGGACAATGACTGTGGAGACAGATCTGATGAGGCCAATTGTAAAAGGATCTCTAAAAAATGTCGGCATGAAGTGGACCAATACTGGGCAATTGACAATCTGGCCAGTGGGTAAGTAATATTGTTGTTCTTTGGAGGGGGAGAGGCCAGCCAATAGTGATTCTGAAGGTAGTAGTAGGGAGTTTCTGCCTTTTCGTTTTCTGAAGCAAAAGGGTGTTTGGAATTTCTCCCAGAACACTCCAGAAACACAGCGCACAGACAAACATGGGCCATAAGGAAAGCATGGATAGAGGTGAAGATAGAGACCCCATTTGGTTTCCACAGGAGGATAGGAGAGATGTTCCATTCATGACTGCTCTGCGACACTGTGGGGTACTTCTACTTCCTGGGAGTGGCCATAGACTTCAGCTAAGACCCTCCTTTAGCCTCATTTCCTGCGTCTGTACCAAGGGTATCATTCTGCCACTGTATTCCTACTCATAAGGACTAAAGAACTAGTGGGTGATTGGTAAGATCTATGACACTGCCAAGGTGGCACAAAGTAAGATGTGAGGTTAAACATAAGCATGCTTCCAGTCAAGCTTTGCTGGGTGATGGGGAAATGGTTAGAGATACACAGCAAGCAGTGTTACTGTGGACTTATGTTCACCTTGATGACCCAGCCAGCAGCAGCCCAGACCATGGCATTGGCCATCAACTCCATATCACACACGTAGCCTATTACCAACCTATGTATCCTTAAACCACATAAGACTAAATCACATTTTTGAAACTGTCCCAGACAGGAGGTGAGGTAGTCCTATCAGGGTAGGATTAACCAGTGGTAAATAGTACTTTTCTACCTCAAAAGAATTTTCTGATAGAGTCAGAGTATGTCCAAAATGCCTGCCCTAGACTGTTGGGGAAAACATGAATCAAGTCTTTGGGCTTTCTTCTGTTCCATACAGACAAGACACTACCACCTAAGGTTTCCAGACCCTAAACAAGGTGTGTTACAGAAGTACCTTTTTCTGGGTCTTTACCACAGGCCCTTAGAAAGAGCCATTATTTTAGTGTCTCATATGGAGTCATGCAAGATTAGGAACATCAGGAACATGCAGTTTTGTGAGGACAGCAGACAAATAAGTGATAGGTGTATGCCAGGCACCAAACACTCAACAACATGGACATACCAGGTCCTTATAGCAGCCTGGGGAAGAGTTACTTTTTCTTGTCCCCATTTCACAGACAAGGAGACCCTGGTTCAGAGAGAAGTTCAGAGTCAGTGTCTTCCCAAGCCCACATAATGCTTAAATGTCAGAATGGTGTAGAGTACAAGAATCTCTGAATTCCATGCTCTTACTAATAGCTCAAACACTCCCATAAGGCAGTAATGTCAGTTCAAATAGTGTATGATAGTGCCGGAACTGAACCTGGGGAGGGATTCTAGAGCCCAGTTTGGTAGGGCAAGCATCAGGGGAACAATGTGAAAGCTCATTCTGGAAATACAAGGAGATAAAATAGTGAAGGACTAGCAGGGCACTCAGGAAAAGGGATCAGCACTACCCAggagactggaggaaaatcaggAAACTCTAGTGGCTGGAGATTGTACTTTTTGCCTGTTAATAGCCAGCAATGGTGTTGGAAGGCTGGTTTGATTTAGATATGCATGGCTTCAAGGGCTATGCCCAAGAATTATGTTTAGTTTAGTAGTTCTAGAGCCAAGATTACACTATATGACACCCTAAGTCCTCTCCTTCTCTTTGTGTTCTGTACAGGGTAAATCTATTCACCAACACTTTGGAGGGCCCAGTTCTTGATCACAAGTATTATGCCGGTGGTTGCTCCCCACATTACATACTCAACACAAGATTTAGGAAGCCATACAATGTGGAGAGTTATAATGCACAGGTATGTGACAGCTATAAAGTCCTGCAGAGCAATGTATGAGCATTACTAAACAGCCAGTGGGCATGACTCCACCAGCCACCTACTAACTCTGCAAGCTTATAGGGAGCCCCCTTTCCTTCTGCACTTCAATTGTTGATGTTCAAAATGGGTGTGGTTGGTCCTCTTTCCTTGTGTCAGTGAAGTTGAAATTTTCTGTAGAGTATAAGCAGTTTTATCATAGAGCAGTCATTATGACACCAATATatcaaaaatggggccagagaaaaagcTCAAAGGACTGGGATGCATATCCACATATAGGAGGCCAGGTTCAAGCAATATGGTCTGTCCAAGGACCATTCCTGAGTACTGAGACAGAAGTAGTCTCCAACACCACtggatataaataatatataatataaataatatcaaagCTACTAGGAGAGCTACATACAATTAGGACAGTCTTGATGGCTCCTGTAACATTAACGTGGATGATTCTCAATGgtcagaaaaaaatcaagacttgggtcagaaagatagtaaagtAGTTAAGCACTTGccatgtatgcagctgaccccactttgatccctggtacaatATACGGTCCTTCAAGCATTACCAACAGTGATCTTTGAGCAAAGACTCAGAATTCCAGAGCAATGCTGGGTTAGAGCACAAATGAccaccccccaaattaaaaggaaatatcaaGTCTTATGACTGTTTGCCTCTAGAATGGGGCATTTTAGttcttaacattttaaattatagttgccatattgttatatatatatatatatatattatatatatatatattatatatatatatatatatatatatatatatatatatatatatagttgttagGATTGGCAAATAGCCTTAAAAGCACATATCACAGAGAAGGAGGTTTAGAATAGACTATGTTGGCCAGAGATGTGATTCAGGGCAAAGCACATGTCTCGCATGGGTGAGGACCTGAGTTCAATGACTGGCACCCCAGGAGTTGGGGAATGACATAGAATATTAGtacacggggccgggtaggtggcgctggaggtaaggtgtctgccttgcaagcgctagccaaggaaggaccgcggttcaatcccccggcgtcccatatggtccccccaagccaggggcgatttctgagcacatagccaggagtaacccctgagcgtcaaacgggtgtggcccaaaaaccaaaaaaaaaaaaaaaaaaaaaagaatattagtacACAACACCGTCACCAAGATCCACTGGGAACAAACATGACCGTGTTAGTCTTCAGCTCCAGATAGGTTAGACTTGAGGTAAAGATCCTTTTCCATTTTGAGTCTCTGTATCCTTCTTTGTTAAAGTGCATGGATAGTAAAGATGGCCTTGATGACAGAGTTCACATTTTTTTCTGGCCACtgtagtactcagaggttactctaaacttagtgctcaggaatcatgcctggtgggctcagaagaccatatatggtactaggGATAGAAtacaggtcaactgtgtgcagggcaagcaccttacctgctgtactatatctccatcaCCCAGCCTGTAGTTAGAACACTGTGCCTGTCTACCAACTTATACAAAGTTCTGAGTCTAAGGAAataaggtttctttctttttcctctctttagACTCAAGGCAAATATGAGTTTGTGTTGACAGAATATGAATCATATTCAGATTTCGAACATAATGCCTCAATGAAAACCGCTGATGCTTCTAGCTTCAAATTTGGTTTTAAAATACCTGGAATATTTGAATTTGGCATTAGTGAGGCCACTGCTAATAGCAGACATTTTATCAGCAGAATCAAACGATTTTCTCATACCGTAAGTACCCTCTTGCTGATCTTAAATTTCTGTGTATTCTATGGAAAGGTCAGCCTCACCTTTGTGTCTGAATTCTGTGTTACTCCTATTCAGTTCTATCAACCGATTAAATTTCTgttgtttgaaaatgtttccaCTAATAATAGCTTAGTCTTGGGTACTTTTTCAGAAAGGCCAGTCTGCTCAGCCTTTAAtaactatttctttccttccctcctaaGCATTTCCCTGGGGGTTTTATTAAGTTTAAGATTGTAGCTGAGTCAACCAAGACCTCTGGGAGACAGACCCCAGGAATCACAGGCCCTCCCCATGCATTTCAGCTGAGCCACTCTAAAGAATCTCACCCAAAACGTCTTATCTCAGGTCTTAGGGTGGCAGCTGGCACTGATCACACCAGAAGCCCACCTATATTTCTACTTTCTTTATGCTCCATGGCATTTCCCTACCTGGGTTCAGATGTCACTACTATTCCTTCACTGCAGAGTCTTTAAGGAATTTGAACAAACTTCAACCATCCTCATTGGTCTGATCTTGCCAGAAAGCCATGTACCCTTATATCCCATATTCTAGGCTTTGTAGGTCCAACACTGTCCAACACTCATCCAACACTGTCCTTGGGATATATGGTAGCTATGGTGACCCACTCAGATGAGCATGTTCCAATGAAATATGATTCACAAATCAGATGCTGGATTTGCAGAGCTGACTGCATGAGGTTGACTAGCCCAGATGCCATAAATTCTTCAGTCACACCTCCCCCACACACTACTCTTTTTTAAGAAGCTTCTCTGGGGAAGGATGgggtacattatatgactgaaacccaacaatgaacaattttataaccacggtgcttaaatatagcaatttaaatttgtattaaataGATCATTGcaattgcaaaaaataaaatagaagcttCTCTTCAGAGAGATTTGAGCACATACAGAAACAGGTCATCTGCCATCTAGGCTAGTCAACCTCCCTTCCATCAGGGCCACCCACATGCCATGCTGGGCCCTTTCTCTACCCTCCATATCCTTTACTGGCCCCCGAAGGTGGTGAGTTAAGAGCAAGTGCTTTTGAGCTGAAAAGGACACGGGAATCTTTATGAGCAAGGAACGCCTATCTTCCCTCGGGTCTCCTGACGAAAGCAGCCCAGCACATGACATTTGCTCAACTCAAGTTCATCTCCTCCTTTTCAGATTCGTGACTTTAAAGATTTGCTTTCCCCGTGTTGGTCCTTCCCTTAGAACAGCAAGTTTCTGCATGCACGCTCCGATCTGGAAGTTGCGAGATACAAGCTGAAATCTCGGGGCCTCATGCTGCACCATGAGTTCCTCCAGAGGGTGAGAGGGCTGCCCCTGGAGTACAGCTACGGCGAGTACAGGGACCTCTTCCGTGACTTTGGCACCCACTACATCACAGAGGCCGTGCTGGGGGGCATCTATGAATACACTCTTGTCATGAACAAGGAGGCCATGGAGAAAGGAGGTATGTAGCCCTCCTAAGGGAGGCATCCATTGCTCTCTTGTCACCTGGGAACAGAGAGCTCTAGGGGAGACTTGTCTTCATTGTCTGAAGGCTCAggaggagggttgtcatttgtccTTCTGGATCTGCTCTATCCATGCCTCTACTCTCGAGAGTTACCACAAAACTCACTTCTTGCCAGCCTTGTTGAGCCTGGGCCTCACCCCATCCTCACATGTCCAGTTTTCTCTACTCTTTGTTCTCTCTAGAACCTAGTGTTTCCCAAAGTAATAGGGCTACCCTGTGGGGAATACTGGAATGATGAGTGGGTGGTAATAGCTTCGGGTGCTGTGGGGATAAGGCATGgatgatttctttttgttctcttaAAGAAAACCCCCCATTATGAAATAGGGCAGGGAAGTTTGGGATTTCCACTCTAGAGGATGACATAAAATCCTGTGAGATTCCTTATTTATATTATCTGCAACCACAAGTTGAGGTCCCAGATTTCAGATCTAACCATCTGAGCTATCAAACTAGCCATCACAGATGAACCAGGCCATCATGGGAgcccttaatttttttccaaacatGTTTGTCCCCTGGCTTTCTTCATCTCAAACTCATTTCATCATCCAAACACAGACCAAAGTCAAGAAATGAGAAATCTCCGTTGATgatgtttctttccttctactttatactatctctctgacctctccacctctttttgttgtttgtttatctgtttctgagccacacctagctgtgttcagagcttactcctggctctatattcagggatcactcctggggataaGCTACATGCCTGTTGtattctctggccccttcacatcttttgattttttaagtaataaataGGTGACTTGGAGAGAGCTCAAAGTACTAAAGTGCCTTGAACATCAAGACTCTGAGCTTGATCCCCTGCATGTGGCTAGCCCACTCTAGTACTACTGCATGGAGCCCTGAAAGTCTCTAAACTCACCCACAATGATCTTAGTGACCTAGTGACCTTAGCTGGGTCATAGCAATACTACATGGCAGGGCTAGATCATTGAACCATCTGCCCTGATTGTTCTAGAAGTGGCCCCAGGACCCTGAGGAAAATGCTTAATtaactatagaaaaaaaaagaaaatatttattttgagctCTGGGGTTGaatatacataaaagaaaatgaggggcTTGGAAAAATGACTTAAATTGTAGTGCATATGTCTCCCATGTACAAGGCCCTGAGTTTCATTCCCAGCTATACACAGACTCCAAGTCCCATCAGATACACCTCCAAGTCCTGCTGGGTGAAACCCTAATGACCTTTGAACATATCCTTGATTCATGCAGAGCAATCTGTACTGGGAAAGActctaataatataaataaatatttctaaaaagaaaaaaagaaaacagtaaacaGTGCGACCAATGAATTGTAGAGGAACAGCTAAACTCTTTCTAGAGTTCTTTAGGTTATGGGCTGCTATTCTGACTGTTACTGAGGACTTTATCTTGATTTTGTACCCCAAAATAGAGGTATAGCTTCGATCCACCTTGAGTCTCTCTATCTGACACTGTAGAATTTACCAGGAGCTATAAAATCTACCTGCCTGCACACTCATCTTTGGAATGATGAGAACCCAGATGACTGTGCTCGGAATTCTGAAATATGAGAGCAGGGGTCTGTGGTGGCATCTCTTCCAGCCTGTTCCTTGCTCACCCACTATGCTCTCCTACTGTGTTATTACCCATCTTTTCCTGGGGCAGGCTCTCACCTGCAAGATCTTTTTTTGGGATCCCTCAAACTAATTGAATCCCATAGATCTCTGTGCCACCATAATTTCTTCTTAAATACTCCATCTCTCTTGGACTGCCCTTGGGAGGTTGGCACATGAATGTATGAATTTGGGCAATCAGCTAGTCCCTAACACCATGCTTCATTCCTGATGAATCCATTGAAGCAGTAGAGGTAGAAGAAGGGGAAACATAGACCCTTTTATAagaatttttcagatttttttcagcAAGTGTCATCCTTAATTGACCAGTTGGATAATTTGTTGCTGCAAGGTTTATGTAACCTTATTGTGATATCCAGGTcccaaagaaaattgttttggaGAACAGTGACAGGTTCCAGACCACTGATCCCCACAGTCTGACCCATCTGCAATGCAACAGCCTTAGAGATCTATTGCCAGGTTCACACAAGTCATGGACCAGGTCTGAAAATAGGAATGGAAGGGAGAAGCTCCAGTAATGGGAAGAAAAATGGGAAGTAACTTCTTTATGTCAGGGACTCCATCTCACACTTTTAGTCCCTTTCCTCTGCTCACTGGTTAAAACACTCTTCTGGAAGGTGTGTGATGGGAGGTGGGAAGATTTCTGTAGCCTCAGGAAAGAATCACCTTTCATAAAAAACTTAGAGCACAAACTCCACCAGGGCAACAAAACCCTCCTTGAAGCATCTTTGAACAAAGAAGCTCTGGGGAATATAGATTTTGATTAATTAAGAGTCTCTGCTAAACCCAGTGTCACCTGCACTTTTGATGGAACTTTTCCCAGCAAATCTCAGTCTGGATGGTTAGGATGCTTGGGTCTGACTGGGGCTGTGCCATTTGGTACTAAGCTAGGGAGATGAAGTATTGAGAGCAGAGCCTGTCATGTGTAAGAAATTTTACCTCTTTTATAAATTGCTTGTATGCTTTGCTTTTAATTTGATGATCCGTATTTATAATACTATTGATGGTAGGGTGTCATGCTTAGAGTGTTCCAGTACCACACCCTCCAGAAGTGTCCACCTCCCTCTATTACTGTATCAGGATCACCCCAATATCCCCTTCTCCCCCACCATGATAAGTACAGCTATTTAGactagttttcattttattgcctttggtcatttgttattcccttactttatttctttataacctGCCCACGAGAGACCACTCTCTCTTACTTCCACTCCTTCTGGTTGACTTCATTGAGTATGATATTCTCCAAATCCATCCTCATAGTGACAATTTGCATGATTTGTCTTATAGGCAAATGAAAAACTACCCTTTGCAATTTTTCTCCATCAGATTGATCATTCATTAATTTGAATCTGTGAAGTACTACTACTAATGGTGGGCATGAGgtcaaagaaagaggataaatgTCCCTTTAGATCACATGGATCTTTCCTTGCTTCTTGCAGATTATTCTCTAAAGGATGTCCAGGCCTGCGCCCAACATGACTTTAAGATCGGTGCAGCCATTAAGGCTGTCTATGTCAGTCTTGGAGTTTCAGTAGGCAAATGCCAGGGTATTCTGAAGGAAATCAAAGGTAAGTGCCAACACATTATCTCCACCATGCCTATCTGTCCCCTTTGAAGACCACCATGGTCCTAGTCTCTTTTCATATGCAAGGAAGTTCTAAAACCATTTcaacagaaataatttaaataaaaacttacctATGTGCTGAgtttgcagaaaaaaataaaaagagaatgaatTGTTGTGTTACATGGAACATACAAACCACCGAAGAAGCAGTTAACCAAGTGGGTATAAATGCCATCCCAGGGCAGAGCCTGCTTCCTCTCATGGGGCAGAATCATTTGTGGAAACTTAAGGTTTATTTAGTGTAATTTAAAGTTGAGATTTGCTTTATAgacataagggcaaaatataagaATGGCAACATATTTAAGGCTAGTAGTTAGTTTGATAGAATGAGGCTCTGCACTAGGGCTCCCAATGAAGAGGACAGGGAAGTGACTTGTCCATATCTAGCTATGGAGACCAGAGGATCCAGCTGAGCTATAGATCATGTTTCTCGGAGCCCACAAATTAGGAAAGACCTGACTGGAGATGACAAGAAAGTCATCTGGCCAGAGCCAGGTACCTGAGAACAGGGATATAATATGGAAGGGACCTTAGTCCTGAGAAGCTGTCCAGTCAACACAGGAAAGATCACTTCTCAGCATGGCTCCAGTCTTCCTTATCTGCTCTCTCTAACTTGTGCAAAACAATTCCATCAGTTAACTGCTGCTGTGGAACAATCTCCTGACTGTTTGATGCCAGtgtttatttgtctgtttgtttgttcacTGCAATGGAGCTGGTTTGGAAGATGCACTGCTGCACAGAGGCAGGTATCCATAAATCAGATGTGCtttcgcttttttttttccttcttgggaCACACTttacagtgatcagggcttacttctggttctgtattcaggtaCCACTTCTGGAGGGACAGTACCATAATGGGTACTGAGGATAGAATCtggtcattcacatgcaaggcaaataacttacCAACTGTTAtaactctctagccccaagatatgttttttatttatttttgtttggggggcacacagctgtgctcaagatttattctgactctgtcctcagggatcactcctggtaggctcaggggatcatatgtggtggtgccagggattggccCACTGTACTTTTTCCTCATCCCCCAGATATGCTTTTTAAAGACATGCAGAATCATTCCACATCACAATCACTGATGAGAGTTATGACCAGCTCCCCCAACCCAGAGTCCTCACCTTCAATACTTACTGTGTTCAGCATGTCATATCTTCCTCAGTATTTTCACCATTAGTTACATTAAACAATAGACGTTCTTTGAAGGCAATCTTCTTGTTTAATTTATTCAGCATCACTATAGTTAGGGGAAGGTGTATATGgccagactcaagggaccatatattccctgggatgaaatctaaGGCCTCACATGGCCAAGAATATATCTCCTATTTGATCCATGTTCCCAGCTCTCAAGaccctgttttgtttatttgcttgttgttCTTTGAATGACTATGGTTTTCATCCTGTATAATGCACTGTGAAGTTATCATGTGCTTTTCTTGTCCATACTACTGTAATTGCTATTTCTGATTGCTATTAATATGCTTCATAATTATTTGTTCTTGAAAGCACTTCACTCAGGGAATCACTTGGGAATGGGTTGTTGTGTTGGAGAGTGTGAAATAATGCAAAgttatttgttttctaaaaatatttatacccATTTACAGTAGCAACAGTGAATGAGactccctttatttttataactttatttattgtgaTTTTGGTAATCTGGTTACAATAATGATAAAGTTTATGACTTATATGTATACAGTTACTGCACTTTCATGGCCACTAAAGTGACCCAACCATCTACCTCTGTCCTTGTGAGTGACCCCCTTTATATGTTGTTTTTAAAAGGTGTTGTAAATACAAAGCTGAGTCATCACTTTATGCAGGTTAATGGCTTTGGGCTCTGGACAATGGTTCCTTAGAATGAGTTCCTGATGTGGCTAGAGTTTCTGAAAAACCTCCTGAGAAGTCAGACTAATAGCTACTTCATAGCATCCACTGCTGCAGGCACATCTGTGACACATGAGGCCCTCCCTGCCTTCCCAAATGTTCCCTACAAGGAAGTGCTGGTGTGTAGACCCAAAACAGGGATACATGGGATAATTTTCTCTAGCTCAGAGCTATCTTATCTTAGAGCAAAGATTacacaatgaaaataaacagaGTCAATTGGTGTACAGCCTTAGATTTGTAACTGACACAGAAATGTCGATAATCTACCTACTTACCCAGGTACTTACCTATCTGTGGTCGATCTGTATGCCCATATGTCTGTTCCATGTATAATTGATGGATATATCCATCAGCCTATCTGCCAATCTCAAAACATATCTATTATCTATTGTTATAGCTGTGCATAGGTATGTACCTGAATTGATTTTGTTTATCTGCCATGGTCTCTCACtctatttatgtttatgtttgtttACCCATACATGTGCATACATCTAATGATCCCTTCATTTTTTTATGACCTCTTCATCACTCCCTATATGTGTATGTGTCATCTACCAATTGGGTGTCCTCCATGGGCTCTATCAGTGACTAGTATTAATAGATATTCAAATAGTTCCTTCTTTCTTATCCCATATCCCACTTGCATCCTATTGACCTGGGTTCCTATACTGTGTCTCTACAGAAGGCAAGAATATGCCTGTCCTCTCTCATCTTTAGATTGAGATCAGGGATATTAATAGTATCCAGGTTTCAGTCAATTCCAAGCCGTGGTTGGGGTTGCCCTATACTAGTCTTCATTTGATTTCCAGAAAGAAACCAACGCGACACCATGGTAAAGGACCTGATTGTCCTTGTCCGAGGAGGTGCTAGTGCGGACATTACTGCCCTGGCATACCGGGAGCTGCCCACAGCAGAGCTGATGCAGAAATGGGGAGAAGCCGTGCAGTACAACCCAGAGATTATCAAAATTCAGGTACATGCAGGGGCCTATTCTTTCCTTACCAAGAGAGAAGTCTAGTGTGAATTGGGTTTGGAATCTAGCCTCGGGAAGACCTAagccttaatctttttttttaatatatattttatttaaacaacttgattacatacatgattgtatttaggtttcagcaatgtaaagaacaccacccatcaccagtgcaacattcccatcttaATCTTAAGGTACATGTGTGACAGTAGAAAATATATCAATTAATTATCTTTTATAATTGTTGAGGAAGGCCACTTTTAGGGACTCTGGAGAGCTGGCAGAGACATACTGGTAGATTGCCAGTGGGCTGCATAGTACACAGAATTGAACAGGAGCCTCCTCTAAGCAAGACACATCCCCAGCCTATAAAATAGATCTGGAATGAGTGGACAGTATACTCCTAAGCACTGGATGGACAATCTTCAATCCTTTCAGTGGTCTACAAGCTACTAAAGGAAATGAATCACTAGATTTATATTCCATTCTTCTCTAATTTAATCATCTTTCTAGTTCTTCAGAGAAtcattcatatctttatttaaatacttctcCATCCAACAAGTGCTTTCTAAGTTCCTGTAATGAGAGAGGAATTAGGTACTGGAAGAGAGAGACAGTCTCTACTGAACAGTGAGATGGTAACATGCACAGCTATCATACAGGACAGGATAATACATCATGATAATCACCAACACGGCTGGGACACCTAGATATTCATGACACTCTGCCAAGGGCTTGTGGAATGTTATTTCATCTAATCCTCACTCATTTGAAAATTCAGTATTCTCCTCTCAACTTCATTGCTGATAAAAATC
This window of the Suncus etruscus isolate mSunEtr1 chromosome 6, mSunEtr1.pri.cur, whole genome shotgun sequence genome carries:
- the C8B gene encoding complement component C8 beta chain, producing MRAYRMNAWRVQVTELILLGAALGLLRVSSSRAERSPSLESYPVNNSVVKSRHTRSADAAPLPIDCELSSWSSWTACDPCRKKRYRHATLLQPAQFYGEPCRFFDKEVQDCVTNRPCHSQVRCEGFVCAQTGRCVNRRLLCNGDNDCGDRSDEANCKRISKKCRHEVDQYWAIDNLASGVNLFTNTLEGPVLDHKYYAGGCSPHYILNTRFRKPYNVESYNAQTQGKYEFVLTEYESYSDFEHNASMKTADASSFKFGFKIPGIFEFGISEATANSRHFISRIKRFSHTNSKFLHARSDLEVARYKLKSRGLMLHHEFLQRVRGLPLEYSYGEYRDLFRDFGTHYITEAVLGGIYEYTLVMNKEAMEKGDYSLKDVQACAQHDFKIGAAIKAVYVSLGVSVGKCQGILKEIKERNQRDTMVKDLIVLVRGGASADITALAYRELPTAELMQKWGEAVQYNPEIIKIQAEPLYELITATDFSYSSTLRQNMKQALEEFQREFSSCHCAPCQGNGVPVLKESRCDCICPAGTQGTACEITNRKNVPVDGRWNCWSNWSPCSQGQKTRQRQCSNPSPQPEGSPCLGPNSETQACVGK